The following nucleotide sequence is from Mesobacillus jeotgali.
GTTGAGCTGCTCTGCCAGATAACTGTTTTTTAATATCATTTTTTATGAACTCGAAATAGGAATCATCTACATTGATTCCAAGCTTAGTTTGGGCACTTCGGTAAATGTTCTCTAAATCAGATTCAAGATATTGGTTCAGTGCTGTTTCAATCTCAATTGTTCTTTTAAATAACTGTTTTGGTGGAATCGGTACATTCACAGCCTTTTGATCAACGGAAAAATCGTCGATTCCATCCAAATCTGTTGGATTTAACCCAATATTCAACGTTCCTTCAAGGGTTTCCACTTTTAACTGGTCGAATTTATACTCGATATTCCCAATTTGAACCGGAGGCCGCTCTTTCAGTGCAGCAATTTCCTGCTGCAGCTCGATAACCAATTTCTCCAATCTGGCTGTCTTTCTGCTCTGGTGCTCCACATATAAATGCAGCTTCTTTACATATTGATAGAATTCCGCGTTCAAACGAATCACCTCGCCTCGACCCAGCATTTTGACACTGATTAATTTTCACGT
It contains:
- the gerPC gene encoding spore germination protein GerPC, with protein sequence MNAEFYQYVKKLHLYVEHQSRKTARLEKLVIELQQEIAALKERPPVQIGNIEYKFDQLKVETLEGTLNIGLNPTDLDGIDDFSVDQKAVNVPIPPKQLFKRTIEIETALNQYLESDLENIYRSAQTKLGINVDDSYFEFIKNDIKKQLSGRAAQHLQEQSSSERGTELSPQLNEKVIDLLKQEIQNGVFLFLKNLPDNVKEGRS